One Armatimonadia bacterium genomic region harbors:
- a CDS encoding galactose oxidase, with protein MPRACVFVSLLLLTVVGWCQGQEVGLLQWERLPDLPQPISGHFAGTVGGRLTVIGGAYFPVSLFEGGRKTWVDRIRVLDGPQGRWRTAGRLPHPLAYGATVCDGDDLICIGGGDATRNYAEVFRLAYRGPVLQSVALPSLPQECAMMGAARIGSVLYVCGGQRTPTDTQALQSLWALDLRSPERGWQVLEPCPGPGRILPIVCAQAGALYVISGAELLAGPDGKPTRRYLTDAYRYRPGRGWEALPAVPRPVVAAPATAWGQDNILVLGGDDGSLAPRVNELRERHPGFSRDALSLDVQTGKWSRAGDWPAGLVTTTAVRWDDRIVVAGGEDRPGHRSCRVWGLRTGALQPLR; from the coding sequence ATGCCACGGGCCTGTGTCTTCGTGAGCTTGCTGTTGCTGACCGTGGTGGGTTGGTGTCAGGGGCAGGAGGTCGGGTTGCTCCAGTGGGAGCGTCTGCCGGACTTGCCCCAGCCGATCTCCGGCCACTTCGCGGGAACCGTGGGCGGACGTCTGACGGTGATCGGCGGCGCATACTTCCCGGTGTCGCTCTTTGAGGGCGGCCGCAAGACCTGGGTGGACCGCATCAGGGTCCTGGATGGACCGCAGGGCCGGTGGCGAACAGCGGGCCGATTGCCGCACCCTCTGGCTTACGGGGCCACGGTATGCGATGGCGACGACCTGATCTGCATCGGCGGCGGCGATGCGACGCGCAACTACGCCGAGGTGTTCCGGCTGGCGTATCGGGGACCAGTCCTGCAGAGTGTCGCCTTACCGTCACTGCCCCAGGAGTGCGCGATGATGGGGGCAGCCAGAATCGGCAGCGTCCTCTACGTCTGCGGTGGTCAGAGGACGCCAACCGACACCCAGGCGTTGCAGTCGCTCTGGGCTTTGGATCTGCGCAGCCCTGAGCGTGGATGGCAAGTCCTCGAGCCCTGCCCGGGGCCGGGACGAATCCTGCCGATAGTCTGCGCTCAGGCCGGGGCACTGTACGTAATCAGCGGAGCCGAGCTCCTCGCGGGCCCTGACGGAAAGCCAACCCGGCGCTATCTGACAGATGCTTACCGGTACCGTCCGGGGAGGGGATGGGAAGCTCTTCCGGCGGTGCCCCGTCCGGTAGTTGCTGCGCCTGCCACGGCCTGGGGGCAAGACAATATCCTCGTGCTCGGCGGCGATGACGGATCACTGGCGCCTCGGGTGAACGAGCTGCGGGAGCGACACCCGGGCTTCAGCCGAGATGCCCTGAGCCTTGACGTGCAGACCGGCAAGTGGTCGCGGGCAGGTGACTGGCCTGCCGGTCTGGTGACGACGACTGCGGTGAGGTGGGACGATCGGATCGTGGTGGCTGGAGGCGAGGACCGACCCGGACACCGGTCCTGTCGGGTGTGGGGATTGCGGACCGGGGCTCTTCAACCCTTACGCTGA
- a CDS encoding FAD-dependent oxidoreductase: protein MGHGGQLFRILAVMVALLTVGGLSAAVAAEAPGLVAYWPLDTVTGQITPDLSGNEANLIIGLAQKVKGVSSTGLKFDGKTAQARCMSAGSIDAATGLTIEAWVNLDGLDFSGFPSVVRRDGAYALRFSQSRIGMVLWFDGNPISIGGKKTDWVTGRWYHLAATYDGTTMRTYVDGQQDDALERPTDKPLEMSTAGAFVGSSPGQHSLKGTVDEVRLYNRALTPEEVTASYRRGLASLETQKDLVFEPEVIGKAPAPFRKPPREVTMVQDGFLWIDAEDFADYGGWMIDTQFVHLMGSAYLISTGVGKPVDNATARIQIPQAGTYRLWVRAKNWLKDYYPGQFRVMVNGKPSAKVFGTAPTEDWIWESGGDWQLPQGETELALIDLTGYYGRCDALILTRDLNYTPPSEVEAIAKERSRLTGLSLEPTQLVDYDVVVVGAGTAGCCAAISAARHGAKTVLVQDRPVLGGNSSLELGVGVNGAGSSHPNAREGGVMEEVGRVQAFYGYRKTSEPFAEVMAKEPNLTVTYNKRVVAAEMASKQVIASVKAVDTLTGAMTVYRGKYFIDCTGDGWVGYYAGAEYRYGREAKSEFNEGLAPDQPDEITMSGCIMGQFAISYRAEDTGKPAPYTPPAWAPKFPSPEEFCRSPRGFTGGQWWLEHRGDINDLWDAEKARDELIRISYGYWDYIKNTWPERDKAINYAMTWVPYMDARRETRRLVGDYLLTQNDVQSARSFPDRIAHGGWPLDVHHPEGIYSGRASAFWCDTPLPVYSIPYRILYSKNIDNLLMAGRHVSVTHLALGTVRVQGTLAALGQAAGTAAGMAKQYNTTPRGIYEQHMSELQQTLLKDDQYIPDLKNEDSLDLARTARATASSVADYEEFGSKLVLPAEMHELNMPRAVMFPRGQSTQLNSVFVLLSSALDKPTTVTLHLREAADGGDFSSTKDIAAATASVPAGRQSWVEFKVNAQSNSPYLYVWLPETPGLSWRLMEKAPFGSCRGYGGGPWTVVKSQFYAFYTDPAIRLALPDAYRPEYVINGVARIVDRNMNAWASDPGQAMPQWIELQFPKQTTLNSVYLTFDTDLNAPYHSVPTVPQCVRDYDLSYWNGAQWVTVAGVKGNFQRRRLHRFEPISTDRLRLTVRATNGDKAARLFEIRAYNE, encoded by the coding sequence ATGGGGCATGGAGGACAGTTGTTCCGGATACTGGCAGTGATGGTTGCCCTGCTGACGGTCGGAGGCCTCAGCGCCGCCGTCGCCGCTGAGGCTCCGGGGTTGGTGGCCTACTGGCCGCTGGACACGGTGACGGGCCAGATCACCCCGGACCTCTCCGGGAACGAGGCCAACCTGATCATCGGCCTGGCGCAGAAGGTCAAGGGTGTGAGCAGCACCGGCCTGAAGTTCGACGGCAAGACCGCGCAGGCACGCTGCATGAGCGCCGGCAGCATCGACGCTGCGACCGGACTGACCATCGAGGCGTGGGTGAATCTCGACGGCCTCGACTTCTCCGGCTTCCCCTCTGTGGTGCGCAGGGATGGGGCCTACGCACTTCGGTTCAGCCAGAGCCGGATCGGGATGGTGCTGTGGTTCGACGGCAATCCGATCTCGATCGGCGGCAAGAAGACGGACTGGGTAACAGGCCGCTGGTACCATCTCGCGGCGACCTACGACGGCACGACCATGCGCACCTATGTGGACGGCCAGCAGGATGACGCGCTGGAACGGCCGACGGACAAACCGCTGGAGATGAGCACCGCCGGAGCCTTCGTGGGGTCGAGCCCGGGACAGCACTCGCTGAAGGGGACCGTGGATGAGGTGCGCCTCTACAACCGTGCGCTGACGCCGGAGGAAGTGACTGCCTCCTATCGGCGGGGGCTCGCCTCTCTCGAGACCCAGAAGGATCTTGTCTTCGAGCCGGAAGTGATTGGCAAAGCGCCCGCGCCGTTCCGCAAGCCACCCAGGGAGGTGACCATGGTGCAGGACGGGTTCCTGTGGATCGATGCCGAGGACTTCGCCGACTACGGCGGCTGGATGATCGACACGCAGTTCGTGCATCTCATGGGCTCGGCGTACCTGATCTCCACCGGCGTCGGCAAGCCGGTCGACAATGCAACGGCCAGGATTCAGATCCCGCAGGCCGGGACTTACCGGCTCTGGGTACGCGCCAAGAACTGGCTGAAGGACTACTACCCCGGCCAGTTCCGGGTGATGGTGAACGGCAAGCCGTCGGCAAAGGTCTTCGGCACCGCACCGACGGAGGACTGGATCTGGGAGTCCGGCGGCGACTGGCAGCTCCCGCAGGGCGAGACCGAACTGGCACTGATCGACCTGACCGGCTACTACGGTCGTTGCGATGCGTTGATCCTGACGCGCGACCTGAACTACACGCCTCCCTCTGAGGTCGAGGCGATTGCCAAGGAGCGCAGCCGACTGACGGGGCTGTCGCTTGAGCCGACGCAACTGGTCGACTACGATGTGGTGGTCGTCGGGGCGGGCACGGCCGGTTGCTGTGCAGCTATCTCGGCCGCCCGACATGGGGCGAAGACGGTGCTGGTCCAGGACCGTCCCGTCCTGGGCGGCAACTCCAGCCTTGAGCTCGGCGTCGGCGTCAATGGCGCCGGGAGCAGCCATCCGAACGCTCGCGAGGGTGGAGTGATGGAAGAGGTCGGCCGCGTCCAGGCCTTCTACGGCTACCGCAAGACCAGCGAACCCTTCGCCGAGGTCATGGCGAAGGAGCCAAACCTGACGGTGACCTACAACAAGCGCGTGGTTGCCGCCGAGATGGCGAGCAAGCAGGTCATCGCCTCCGTCAAGGCGGTCGACACTCTCACCGGCGCAATGACGGTCTACCGGGGCAAGTACTTCATCGACTGCACCGGTGACGGCTGGGTCGGCTACTACGCCGGTGCCGAGTACCGCTACGGACGCGAGGCCAAGAGCGAGTTCAACGAAGGCCTCGCGCCGGATCAGCCCGACGAGATCACCATGAGCGGCTGTATCATGGGGCAGTTTGCCATCTCCTACCGGGCAGAAGACACCGGCAAGCCGGCTCCCTACACTCCGCCTGCCTGGGCGCCCAAGTTCCCCTCGCCGGAGGAGTTCTGCCGCTCGCCCCGAGGCTTCACCGGTGGGCAGTGGTGGCTTGAGCACCGTGGCGACATCAACGACCTGTGGGACGCTGAGAAGGCCCGCGACGAGCTGATCCGCATCAGCTACGGCTACTGGGACTACATCAAGAACACCTGGCCGGAGCGGGATAAGGCCATCAACTACGCCATGACCTGGGTGCCCTACATGGACGCACGCCGCGAGACTCGGCGTCTCGTGGGCGACTACCTCCTCACCCAGAACGATGTGCAGAGCGCCCGGAGCTTCCCCGACCGCATTGCCCATGGTGGCTGGCCGCTGGACGTCCATCACCCCGAGGGGATCTACTCAGGTCGTGCCAGCGCCTTCTGGTGTGACACGCCGCTGCCTGTCTACTCAATTCCCTACCGCATCTTGTACTCCAAGAACATCGACAACCTGCTCATGGCTGGACGCCACGTGAGCGTGACTCACCTCGCCCTGGGGACGGTCCGCGTTCAGGGAACCCTCGCGGCGCTCGGTCAGGCTGCGGGAACGGCGGCCGGGATGGCCAAGCAGTACAACACCACGCCCAGGGGGATCTACGAACAGCACATGAGCGAACTGCAGCAGACCTTGCTGAAGGACGATCAGTACATTCCGGACCTCAAGAACGAGGACTCTCTCGACCTGGCACGGACCGCCAGGGCGACGGCATCCAGTGTGGCTGACTATGAGGAGTTCGGCTCGAAGCTGGTCCTGCCGGCGGAGATGCATGAGCTCAACATGCCTCGCGCAGTGATGTTCCCGCGTGGGCAGAGCACGCAACTGAACTCGGTGTTCGTGCTGCTGTCCTCGGCGCTGGACAAGCCGACGACGGTGACGCTACACCTCCGAGAAGCGGCCGACGGCGGCGACTTCTCCTCGACGAAGGACATTGCAGCCGCCACTGCCTCCGTTCCTGCCGGGCGGCAGAGCTGGGTCGAGTTCAAGGTCAACGCGCAGAGCAACTCGCCCTATCTGTACGTGTGGCTTCCCGAGACGCCCGGCCTGTCCTGGCGGTTGATGGAGAAGGCACCTTTCGGGTCCTGTCGGGGCTATGGCGGCGGGCCCTGGACGGTGGTGAAGAGCCAGTTCTACGCCTTCTACACCGACCCCGCGATTCGTCTCGCACTGCCCGATGCGTACCGACCGGAGTACGTGATCAACGGAGTGGCGCGAATCGTGGACCGCAACATGAACGCCTGGGCGTCGGACCCGGGTCAGGCCATGCCGCAGTGGATCGAGCTGCAGTTCCCGAAGCAGACGACCCTGAACTCGGTCTACCTGACCTTCGACACCGATCTGAATGCGCCTTACCACTCGGTCCCGACGGTCCCGCAGTGTGTGCGTGACTACGACCTATCCTACTGGAATGGCGCGCAGTGGGTGACGGTGGCCGGCGTCAAGGGTAACTTCCAGCGGCGGCGCCTCCACCGCTTCGAGCCGATCAGCACCGACCGCTTGCGACTGACGGTGCGAGCGACGAACGGTGACAAGGCGGCCCGGCTGTTCGAGATCCGGGCATACAACGAGTAG